In Kutzneria kofuensis, the DNA window GACCGACAGACCGACGACCCCACCACCGACAACGGCGACCTTCAAGACACATCACGCTCCCTGCGCCGGCATGACCCGGATCAGGTTCGACGGTCGGGGCTGGTAAGCCCCCTCTCAGCCCGGTTCCTCCAGGCTCCCGTGCGGACCGGGTTCTACCGTAGCACCCGTGCCAGGACTGGATGGAGAACAGATCAGGAAGCGGCTCGCCGACGCACGGCTCTACCTGTGCACCGACGCCCGCACCGGGACCGGCGATCTCGCCGAGTTCGCCGACGCCGCCCTCGCCGGCGGCGTCGACATCGTGCAGCTGCGGGACAAGGGCATGGAGGCTCGGTTCGAGCTCGCCGCCCTGGAGGTGCTCGCCGAGGCCTGCGCCCGCCACGGCGCGTTGCTCGCCGTCAACGACCGGGCCGACGTGGCCGTGGCCGCCGGGGCCGACGTGCTGCACCTCGGCCAGGACGACCTGCCCGTGCCGCTGGCCCGCCGCATCGCCGGCGACGACATCGCCATCGGCCGGTCCACCCACGACGTCGCGCAGGCCGACGCCGCCGCGGTGGAGGCGGGCGTGGACTACTTCTGCACCGGCCCGTGCTGGCCGACGCCGACCAAGCCCAGCCGGCCGGCGCCGGGGCTGGATCTGGTGCGCCACGTGAAGTCGGAACGGCCCTGGTTCGCCATCGGCGGCATCGACCTGCCCCGGCTGGACGAGGTGCTGGCGGCCGGTGCGCGGCGGATCGTGGTCGTCCGGGCCATCACGGCCGCCGAGGACCCACGGGCCGCGGCTGAGGCCTTGAAGGCTCGCCTGCTTTCCGCCACGTGAGTGGCTCACTTCGCCTTTTCGGCCACCTGAGCCACTCAGGTGGCCCCTGGATGCGAAATGAGCCACTCACGTGGAGCAAAAGCGCCCCGGCGGCCGGCGTTGCAGGGAGGGGTGCCGGCCGCCGGGGCGGGTTGGTGGGCTTGCAGGGGGAGCCCACCTGGGAATCAGCTCGTGACGAGCCGTAGTCCGTAGGCGCTCAGCGCCGGGTTCACCGGGCTGAAGTACGTGGTGCCGCCGTGCGTGCAGTCGCCGGAGCCGCCGGAGGTGACGCCCTGGGCCTGGTTGCCGCTGATCCAGGCGCCACCGGAGTCGCCGGGCTCGGCGCAGACGTTGGTCTTGGTCAGGCCGGTGACCGTGCCCTCGGCGTAGACCACGGTCTGGTTCTTGGCCTGGATGGTGCCGCAGTGCCAGCCGGTGGTGGAGCCGGAGCGGCAGACCGCCGCGCCGACGGCCGCCTCGGCGGAGCCCTTGACCGCCACGGCGCCGCCGCCGTCGGCCACGGTGCCGGACAGCGTCCACTGGCCGCTGGTGACGTCGACCCGGCCGTAGTCGCCGCCGGAGCCGAAGTGGCTGCCGTTGATCCGACCGAGTGAAACTTGGTTGTACCCGGATGCAGTACCGCCGCCGGCCGTGCAGTGCCCGGCGGTGACGAAGTGCTTGGCGCCGGAAGCGTCGGTCGCGCTGAATCCGACCGAGCACCGGAAGTTCGATCCGTACCACGCGTCACCGCCGCGAACGGCGTACAGCGGCCGCGGCCGGGCGGCCACGGTCTCCTCGCGGGCGGCCGCGCCGGCCGTCGCCACGAAGGCCTCGGTGGCCGGCGAACGGTCCAGGACCTGAACCACGACCTGATCGGTCGGCAGGTCGACGTACCACCCGACGACCCCCGCGGGCACCGGCTTGTGCCGCAGTCCGTCGGCGACGGCGCTCAGCTGCGCGTCCGTACGGGTGACAACCCTTGCCTCAACGCCCGCCGCGCGCACCCGCGGCACAAATGTGACGTCAGTCACCGCGACCACGGCCTGGTCGGCCGCCGCGTCGAACCAGGAGCCGGCGAAGATCGGCCCGAGCAGTGTGCGCAGGGTTGCGACCTGGGCATCGGCGCGATCCTGCCGGGCGAACAGACCTATCGCCCGTGCGGGTGACAACCCCAGATCACGCTGCAGCGCGCTCGCTACATCGGGTGATATGACCACACCATTCGTGGACGTATCGACAGAGACGGGCGCAGAAGTCGCCGCTGCCGGTACGCTGACAGTAGCGGCGAGGCCAAGGGACAACAGGGCAGCGCCGGTGATCCGAGCCGCACGAGTGCGGTTCATCAGACGTCTCCCTCATCTTCGGATGCGGGGACTCGGGAGTGGCGGTTGCAGGGACCCCTTCCCGAGCCTTTCAGGGGGACGGGCGGTGG includes these proteins:
- the thiE gene encoding thiamine phosphate synthase produces the protein MPGLDGEQIRKRLADARLYLCTDARTGTGDLAEFADAALAGGVDIVQLRDKGMEARFELAALEVLAEACARHGALLAVNDRADVAVAAGADVLHLGQDDLPVPLARRIAGDDIAIGRSTHDVAQADAAAVEAGVDYFCTGPCWPTPTKPSRPAPGLDLVRHVKSERPWFAIGGIDLPRLDEVLAAGARRIVVVRAITAAEDPRAAAEALKARLLSAT
- a CDS encoding S1 family peptidase, with the translated sequence MSPARAIGLFARQDRADAQVATLRTLLGPIFAGSWFDAAADQAVVAVTDVTFVPRVRAAGVEARVVTRTDAQLSAVADGLRHKPVPAGVVGWYVDLPTDQVVVQVLDRSPATEAFVATAGAAAREETVAARPRPLYAVRGGDAWYGSNFRCSVGFSATDASGAKHFVTAGHCTAGGGTASGYNQVSLGRINGSHFGSGGDYGRVDVTSGQWTLSGTVADGGGAVAVKGSAEAAVGAAVCRSGSTTGWHCGTIQAKNQTVVYAEGTVTGLTKTNVCAEPGDSGGAWISGNQAQGVTSGGSGDCTHGGTTYFSPVNPALSAYGLRLVTS